From Mucilaginibacter rubeus, a single genomic window includes:
- a CDS encoding site-specific integrase has product MLEKSFGLLFYLKQSKNQKKGPLYIYLKITVDGKSVELSSKRKWEASKWSSSAARAVGTREDARELNYYLDALEQQIYQAKRSLIEADREVSAQAIKDILTGNVEKRKKILEVFSVHNAQMKALQGVDFAASTMQRYNISYNHTRDFIKWKYGADDRDIKDLDHEFISQYAFWLKTVRNCDHNTTMKYLVNFKKIVLICVKSKWLPGDPFSNFKLTRKPLERTALTDIELQRIAEKDFENVRLSNVRDIFLFSCYTGLAYIDVKNLRRSDIQKGVDGEKWIFINRQKTNALSRIPLLKEAISIIKKYDSHPKCIVNGVVLPVLTNQKMNSYLKEIADCCGIQTELTYHIARHTFATTVTLNNGVPIETVSKMLGHATIKQTQHYAKTLDFKVSEDMNMLKKRLIKKRPALA; this is encoded by the coding sequence ATGTTAGAAAAAAGCTTCGGACTTCTTTTTTATTTGAAACAGTCCAAAAATCAGAAAAAAGGCCCCCTTTACATTTACCTAAAGATTACGGTAGATGGTAAATCAGTTGAGCTGTCTTCCAAGCGAAAATGGGAAGCCTCCAAATGGAGCTCTTCCGCTGCAAGAGCCGTGGGCACAAGGGAAGATGCCAGGGAATTAAATTATTACCTGGATGCATTAGAACAGCAAATTTACCAGGCTAAAAGATCACTGATCGAAGCTGATCGAGAAGTTTCCGCACAGGCGATAAAAGATATACTTACCGGCAATGTCGAGAAGCGTAAAAAGATCCTGGAAGTATTCAGTGTGCATAACGCCCAGATGAAAGCATTACAAGGGGTTGACTTTGCCGCCAGCACCATGCAGCGCTACAACATTTCTTATAATCACACCAGGGATTTTATAAAGTGGAAGTATGGAGCTGATGACAGGGATATTAAGGACCTCGATCATGAATTTATTTCACAGTATGCTTTCTGGTTAAAGACTGTCAGGAATTGCGATCACAACACCACCATGAAATATTTAGTAAACTTTAAAAAGATCGTATTGATCTGTGTGAAGAGTAAATGGTTGCCGGGCGACCCATTCTCCAATTTCAAATTAACGAGAAAGCCCCTGGAGCGAACCGCATTAACAGACATCGAACTTCAACGGATAGCCGAAAAGGATTTTGAAAACGTAAGATTAAGTAATGTAAGGGATATCTTCCTTTTTAGCTGCTATACCGGACTTGCTTATATAGATGTAAAAAACTTAAGACGGAGTGATATACAAAAAGGGGTAGACGGGGAGAAGTGGATTTTTATTAACCGGCAAAAGACGAATGCTTTATCAAGAATACCTTTGTTAAAGGAAGCGATTAGCATTATAAAAAAATACGACAGTCACCCGAAATGTATCGTTAATGGAGTGGTTCTACCGGTACTGACTAATCAAAAAATGAATTCCTATCTTAAAGAGATAGCAGACTGCTGTGGCATTCAAACAGAGCTTACTTATCATATTGCTCGCCATACATTTGCAACGACGGTGACCTTAAATAACGGTGTACCGATAGAAACCGTATCTAAAATGCTGGGACACGCGACTATAAAGCAAACGCAGCATTATGCAAAAACACTTGACTTTAAGGTGAGTGAAGACATGAACATGCTGAAGAAGCGTTTAATTAAGAAAAGGCCCGCATTAGCATAG
- a CDS encoding TonB-dependent receptor, whose translation MKKIYLLSFCFLILIKLSYAQQGQVKSISVNFQQATIEQFVTELEAKSGYHFFYDATQFDSLKVTLQVTDKPIETILNQAFKNTGFSFAIKQQQVFLTKGREIQTGLAVGYFGITAANATAANISVSPANADIDKDKKIPEATTENKLYEIGIKTNTIEPGTATLSGYIKEAKSGESVTGASIYVTNTKTGVATDQFGYFTIKLPKGRQVLSVRGIGMRDTRRQIILYSDGKIVIEMQEQVTSLKEVKISAEKVANVRNVQLGVNRLDIKSIKQVPTVFGEADILRVVLTLPGVQSVGEATTGFNVRGGSADQNLILMNDATIYNPSHFFGFFSSFNPDIVKDIELYKSSIPERFGGRLSSVLDVTNREGNKKKFTGSAGIGLITSRLNVEGPIIKDKTSFSFGGRTTYSDWLLKLLPDAYKHSSASFYDLNLDISHQIDDKNNLYLTSYLSKDKFKLNSDTAYSYSNRNINLKWKHNFNNKLFSVIMAGLDRYQYDISSADNPVNAYKLNFDINQTNFKTDFTYYLNRKNTVDFGLSSIYYKLHPGNFQPLGAQSLVAPDVVAAQQALESALYLGDKFDVTEDLSISGGIRYSIYNYLGPQTVYNYAPNLPKTSTNLLDSTNYSSGKFIKTYSGPEIRLSARYQLGDNLSIKGGYNTLRQYIHLLSNTTAISPTDVWQLSDPNIKPQYGDQVSLGLYRNLKSNTIETSVEVYYKRLRDYLDYKSGANLVLNHHIETDVIGTQGKAYGIEFLIKKATGKANGWISYTYSRTFLRQNDPNAGDLINGGAYYPANFDKPHDFNFIGNYRFSHRFSVSLNVTYSTGRPITLPIAKYEYGGSERVFYSDRNQYRIPDYFRSDFSMNIEGNHKVHQLTHNSFTIGVYNLTGRQNAYSTFFTEQGGAINGYKLSIFAKPIPFINYNIRF comes from the coding sequence ATGAAAAAAATTTACCTTCTAAGTTTCTGTTTTTTGATTTTAATTAAACTGAGCTACGCCCAGCAAGGCCAGGTAAAATCAATAAGTGTAAACTTTCAGCAAGCTACCATTGAGCAGTTTGTAACAGAACTGGAAGCAAAATCAGGCTATCATTTTTTTTACGATGCAACGCAGTTCGACAGCCTAAAAGTAACCTTGCAGGTAACCGACAAACCTATTGAAACCATATTAAACCAGGCTTTTAAAAACACTGGATTCAGCTTTGCCATTAAACAGCAACAGGTGTTTTTAACCAAGGGGCGCGAAATACAAACCGGCCTTGCCGTGGGCTATTTTGGCATTACAGCTGCCAATGCTACTGCAGCCAACATAAGCGTATCTCCCGCCAATGCCGATATAGATAAGGATAAAAAGATTCCCGAAGCCACCACCGAAAACAAGTTGTATGAAATAGGGATCAAAACCAATACCATTGAACCTGGCACGGCAACACTATCGGGATATATAAAGGAAGCAAAATCGGGCGAATCGGTAACCGGGGCCAGTATCTATGTTACCAATACAAAAACCGGCGTAGCTACCGATCAGTTTGGTTACTTCACCATCAAATTACCCAAAGGCCGGCAGGTGTTGAGTGTAAGAGGTATTGGCATGCGCGATACCCGCAGGCAAATCATCCTGTATTCGGACGGTAAAATTGTTATTGAAATGCAGGAGCAGGTTACCAGCCTGAAAGAGGTAAAAATATCTGCCGAAAAGGTAGCTAACGTGCGCAATGTACAATTGGGCGTAAACCGGCTCGACATTAAAAGCATTAAACAGGTGCCAACCGTATTTGGTGAGGCCGATATATTAAGAGTAGTACTTACCCTCCCCGGTGTTCAATCGGTAGGTGAAGCTACAACAGGCTTTAACGTACGTGGCGGCTCTGCCGATCAGAATCTGATCCTGATGAATGATGCCACCATCTATAACCCTTCGCACTTCTTCGGTTTCTTCTCGTCATTTAACCCGGATATCGTTAAAGACATCGAACTGTATAAAAGCAGTATCCCCGAAAGGTTTGGCGGCCGCCTATCTTCTGTGTTAGACGTAACTAACCGGGAGGGAAATAAAAAGAAATTTACCGGATCGGCAGGTATCGGTTTAATCACCAGCAGGCTTAATGTTGAAGGGCCTATTATTAAAGATAAAACCTCGTTCTCATTTGGTGGCCGTACCACTTATTCTGATTGGCTCCTTAAACTACTGCCCGATGCCTATAAACATAGCTCGGCCTCATTTTATGACCTCAACCTGGATATAAGCCATCAGATTGACGATAAAAACAACCTGTACTTAACCAGCTATCTGAGTAAAGATAAATTCAAGCTTAACAGCGATACCGCTTATAGCTATAGCAACAGGAACATCAACCTTAAATGGAAGCATAATTTTAACAATAAGCTGTTCAGTGTTATCATGGCCGGGCTTGACCGGTACCAATATGATATTTCAAGTGCCGATAACCCGGTGAATGCTTACAAGCTAAACTTTGATATTAACCAAACTAATTTTAAAACCGACTTTACTTATTACCTCAACCGTAAAAACACTGTCGACTTTGGTTTAAGTTCCATTTACTATAAACTCCACCCAGGCAACTTCCAGCCGCTTGGCGCGCAATCATTGGTGGCGCCCGATGTTGTTGCAGCGCAACAAGCACTGGAAAGCGCTTTATATCTTGGTGATAAGTTTGACGTAACCGAGGACCTGTCAATTAGCGGAGGTATCAGGTACTCCATTTATAATTACCTGGGGCCGCAAACGGTTTACAACTACGCGCCCAACCTGCCTAAAACAAGCACCAACCTTTTGGATAGCACCAATTACTCGAGCGGTAAGTTTATCAAAACCTATTCGGGCCCAGAGATCAGGCTTTCGGCCAGGTACCAGTTGGGCGATAATTTGTCCATAAAAGGTGGCTATAATACGCTCAGACAGTATATTCACCTGTTATCAAATACAACAGCTATATCTCCTACCGATGTTTGGCAATTAAGCGATCCTAACATTAAACCTCAATATGGCGACCAGGTATCTCTGGGGCTTTACCGTAACCTCAAATCAAACACCATCGAAACATCTGTTGAGGTGTATTACAAACGATTAAGGGATTATCTTGATTACAAGAGCGGGGCAAACCTGGTGTTAAACCATCACATCGAAACAGATGTAATAGGCACACAAGGCAAAGCGTACGGCATTGAGTTTTTAATAAAAAAGGCTACCGGTAAAGCCAACGGCTGGATCAGCTATACCTACTCGCGCACATTCCTGAGGCAAAATGATCCCAATGCAGGCGATCTGATCAATGGCGGGGCCTATTACCCGGCAAACTTTGATAAACCACACGATTTTAATTTTATTGGTAATTACAGGTTTTCACACAGGTTTAGCGTTTCGCTGAATGTTACCTATAGCACTGGGCGGCCTATAACCCTGCCTATTGCCAAGTACGAATATGGTGGCTCCGAGCGGGTATTCTATTCGGACAGGAACCAGTACCGCATCCCGGATTACTTCAGGTCGGATTTTTCAATGAATATTGAGGGCAATCACAAGGTACATCAGTTAACGCACAACTCATTTACCATAGGCGTGTACAACTTAACGGGCAGGCAAAACGCATATTCAACATTCTTTACCGAACAGGGCGGGGCTATTAACGGCTATAAGCTATCCATTTTTGCCAAGCCAATTCCGTTTATTAACTACAATATAAGGTTTTAA
- a CDS encoding DUF3127 domain-containing protein yields the protein MEVKGKVHEVSATQQVTDSLKKRELILEYIENPQYPEYLKFEAIQDRCNLLDNVKIGDDVEVSFNLKGRPWTDKMGKKSYFNSLQLWRVTPLAAANNASAAPQYAAPSADISSSADDDDLPF from the coding sequence ATGGAAGTTAAAGGTAAGGTACATGAAGTATCGGCTACCCAGCAAGTAACCGATTCACTTAAAAAACGCGAACTTATACTTGAATATATTGAGAACCCTCAATACCCGGAATATTTAAAGTTTGAAGCTATTCAGGATCGTTGCAATTTACTTGATAACGTTAAAATTGGGGATGATGTAGAGGTTTCTTTCAACCTTAAAGGCCGCCCGTGGACAGATAAAATGGGCAAGAAAAGCTATTTCAATTCATTGCAATTATGGAGGGTTACTCCGCTTGCTGCTGCCAATAACGCGTCTGCAGCTCCGCAATACGCTGCTCCTTCAGCAGATATCAGCTCATCAGCAGATGATGACGATCTGCCATTCTAA
- a CDS encoding bleomycin resistance protein: MLKTAIPVLASLNEEETITFYTEKLGFTFNASWDGYLIMNRDNLFIHLWPCSNPEIAQNTGCYIFVTEVDKLYAEYKPLGIVHPNADLQIRPWKTKEFSILDNNGNIIHFGEDISDEM; encoded by the coding sequence ATGCTTAAGACCGCAATTCCTGTTCTGGCTTCACTCAATGAGGAAGAGACAATTACGTTTTATACCGAGAAGCTTGGTTTTACTTTTAATGCAAGCTGGGATGGTTATCTCATCATGAACCGTGATAACCTGTTTATCCATTTATGGCCGTGCAGCAACCCGGAGATAGCACAAAACACAGGCTGCTATATTTTTGTAACAGAGGTGGATAAGCTTTATGCCGAATATAAACCACTTGGTATAGTGCACCCCAATGCCGATTTGCAGATCCGCCCCTGGAAAACAAAAGAGTTCAGCATTTTAGATAATAATGGGAATATTATCCATTTTGGCGAGGATATTTCAGATGAAATGTAG
- a CDS encoding DUF4249 domain-containing protein: MKRFKRYIFYAALLMLFVWGCKKPYNPGIVGSPNHYLVIEGVINTGNDSTIIRLSKTVNISGNVNSMIIDNAVVSVEAEDGASYNLQSAGNGNYISTGLNLNTSKRYRLHINIDNSTEYASDYVVAKVNPPIDSIGFNIKNNQVNIYVNTHDATNNTRYYRWSFDETWRFHSKYLSTYIVDNSIHKIVFRTPAQLNYYCFAGDRSTSIVLSSSIKLSQDVIFQAPVTTIDATSEKIEKRYTILLKQYALTKEAYQFWENLKKNTEQLGSIFDAQPSQLTGNIHNLKDPKEPVIGYVSVTNIQVKRVFIDNLDLPWDWTAKYPYDCGPIDSNYFVDPHTMSNTVNSNIIFGGAIPVDPILIGGNLVGYTSSTVPCVDCTIRGVVKAPSFWKDR, translated from the coding sequence ATGAAGCGATTTAAAAGATACATTTTTTACGCGGCGCTGTTAATGCTGTTTGTATGGGGATGTAAAAAACCATATAATCCGGGCATTGTGGGTAGCCCTAACCATTACCTGGTGATTGAAGGTGTAATAAATACCGGCAATGATTCAACGATCATAAGGCTTAGCAAAACCGTAAATATATCCGGCAATGTGAATTCGATGATTATTGATAATGCCGTTGTTTCAGTTGAAGCCGAAGATGGCGCCAGTTATAATCTTCAGTCTGCGGGCAATGGCAATTATATTTCAACTGGGTTAAATCTCAATACATCAAAAAGATACCGACTGCATATTAATATTGATAACAGTACAGAATATGCATCTGATTATGTAGTGGCAAAAGTCAACCCTCCAATTGATAGTATAGGCTTTAATATAAAAAACAATCAGGTAAATATCTATGTAAACACACATGATGCTACTAATAACACCCGATACTATCGGTGGAGCTTTGACGAGACATGGCGGTTTCATTCCAAATACCTATCTACCTATATCGTTGATAACAGTATTCACAAGATCGTATTCAGGACACCGGCACAGCTTAACTATTATTGTTTTGCAGGTGATAGGTCGACTTCAATTGTTTTAAGCTCATCAATAAAACTTTCGCAGGATGTTATATTCCAGGCGCCAGTTACCACAATTGACGCCACATCGGAAAAAATTGAAAAACGGTATACCATTTTATTGAAGCAATATGCCTTAACCAAAGAAGCTTATCAGTTTTGGGAAAACCTAAAGAAAAACACCGAACAGTTAGGAAGCATATTTGACGCCCAGCCATCGCAGTTAACCGGCAATATCCATAACCTTAAAGATCCAAAAGAGCCTGTTATTGGCTATGTAAGCGTAACCAACATACAGGTTAAACGAGTATTTATTGACAATCTTGATTTGCCATGGGACTGGACAGCAAAATATCCTTACGATTGCGGACCTATTGATTCAAACTACTTTGTTGATCCGCACACGATGTCCAATACGGTTAACAGCAACATTATTTTTGGAGGCGCAATACCGGTAGACCCTATTTTGATAGGAGGCAATCTCGTTGGTTACACATCTTCAACAGTGCCTTGCGTGGATTGTACCATTAGGGGAGTTGTTAAGGCACCTTCGTTTTGGAAAGATAGATAA
- a CDS encoding sensor histidine kinase, giving the protein MKKRSIGLIIGLMGFALLGVMAMQFYFLRQAYQMQSDSFDRQVREAMNNVVDKVTRQDANNFLKTKTQQTAISTENEEPGVNTIKVIGDKAARKHSSAREKRIALLRDSLQRMIQRKKMDDELNGLLQTEGTVDFKVHVEEYTDEFGVVHEQLTPEIVHTRITRRITQPKKLHKYDTLRYVYVDPQFGKQMISVPRINPLWVQEQTRKQKERQFQQIKKLVESDSVEKANDAGAKPTVIENLAEEYRKSGEPLNKRINPFWIDSLLRFELHNKGIYLPFSYEVTTANSDSLIFSNASDNQGEKLPVFVAANTYQTPIFTKEVINDPGKIRLSFPQKNSLILRNMTATMATTGGLTMVLILCFGYTIFSILRQKKISEMKIDFINNMTHEFKTPVSTIMIASEALRDNEIAEDKNRVARLANIIFEENARLGSHIERVLNIARIERNDFKLEKKPVDVNEMVSVVLDSMALKLQKCNAKTTLHLDAENAYIIADELHFSNVLYNLVDNAIKYSNEEPDITISTFVKSGQVVIRVADKGIGMSRDQQSKIFEQFYRIPTGNVHNVKGFGLGLSYVNTIVKRLNGTISVKSEKEKGSEFELKFAVA; this is encoded by the coding sequence ATGAAAAAGAGGAGCATAGGATTAATTATTGGGTTGATGGGGTTCGCGCTTTTGGGCGTGATGGCTATGCAATTTTATTTTCTGAGGCAGGCGTATCAAATGCAATCCGACTCGTTTGACCGCCAGGTGCGCGAAGCCATGAATAACGTGGTTGATAAGGTGACCCGCCAGGATGCCAACAACTTCCTGAAAACTAAAACACAGCAAACCGCCATCAGTACCGAAAACGAGGAACCCGGTGTTAATACCATAAAAGTTATCGGTGATAAAGCAGCAAGAAAGCATTCATCTGCCCGCGAAAAGCGAATTGCTTTGCTGCGCGATAGTTTACAGCGTATGATCCAGCGTAAAAAAATGGATGATGAGCTTAACGGTCTACTGCAAACAGAAGGAACCGTTGATTTTAAAGTACATGTTGAAGAATATACCGACGAATTTGGTGTAGTACATGAGCAGCTAACCCCCGAAATTGTACATACCCGCATAACCCGCAGGATAACTCAGCCCAAAAAGCTTCATAAATACGATACGCTGAGGTACGTTTATGTCGACCCTCAGTTTGGCAAGCAGATGATTTCGGTGCCGCGTATAAACCCATTGTGGGTACAGGAGCAAACCCGTAAACAAAAGGAAAGACAATTTCAGCAGATCAAAAAACTGGTTGAGAGTGATTCGGTTGAAAAAGCCAACGACGCAGGGGCTAAACCCACTGTTATTGAAAACCTGGCCGAGGAATACCGCAAATCGGGCGAGCCGCTGAATAAACGGATCAATCCTTTCTGGATAGATTCATTGCTGCGCTTTGAACTGCACAACAAAGGCATTTATCTACCTTTTAGTTATGAGGTTACAACTGCCAACAGTGATTCATTGATATTCTCGAACGCCAGCGATAACCAGGGCGAAAAACTGCCGGTATTTGTTGCGGCCAATACCTATCAAACCCCTATTTTCACCAAAGAGGTGATCAATGATCCGGGAAAGATCAGGCTTTCGTTTCCGCAAAAAAACTCATTGATATTGCGCAACATGACCGCTACTATGGCCACAACAGGCGGCCTTACCATGGTGTTGATCCTTTGTTTCGGTTATACCATATTTTCGATACTAAGGCAGAAAAAGATCTCAGAAATGAAGATCGATTTTATCAACAACATGACCCACGAATTTAAAACTCCGGTATCAACCATCATGATAGCCAGTGAGGCTTTAAGGGACAATGAAATTGCCGAAGATAAAAACCGGGTAGCGCGCTTAGCCAATATCATTTTTGAAGAGAACGCCCGCTTAGGCAGCCATATTGAACGGGTATTAAATATAGCCCGTATTGAACGTAACGACTTCAAGCTGGAGAAAAAACCGGTTGATGTTAACGAAATGGTTAGCGTTGTACTTGACAGCATGGCACTTAAGCTACAAAAGTGTAATGCTAAAACCACCTTGCACCTCGATGCCGAAAATGCCTACATCATTGCCGATGAACTGCATTTTTCGAACGTACTGTATAACCTTGTTGATAACGCCATTAAGTACAGCAATGAGGAGCCAGATATAACCATAAGTACGTTTGTTAAAAGCGGACAGGTTGTTATCAGGGTAGCCGATAAAGGCATAGGCATGAGCCGTGATCAGCAATCAAAAATATTTGAACAGTTTTATCGTATCCCTACCGGTAACGTGCATAACGTTAAAGGCTTTGGCCTGGGTTTAAGCTATGTAAACACCATAGTTAAACGCCTGAACGGTACAATAAGCGTAAAATCAGAAAAAGAAAAAGGCTCGGAGTTTGAGCTGAAGTTTGCGGTAGCGTAA
- a CDS encoding helix-turn-helix domain-containing protein has protein sequence MAIEVVTKDDLEAFRQTLLNDIRSLLANNKPEAKEWLRCADVRKLLKVSTGTIQNLRITGKLKSQKIGGMHFYKLTDIQNMLSGKNN, from the coding sequence ATGGCAATAGAAGTAGTCACTAAAGACGATCTCGAAGCGTTTCGCCAGACGCTGTTGAATGATATCCGCTCATTGTTAGCCAACAATAAACCCGAAGCCAAAGAATGGCTCAGGTGTGCAGATGTCCGGAAATTGCTCAAAGTTTCGACTGGCACCATTCAAAATCTAAGGATTACCGGGAAACTAAAATCCCAGAAAATCGGCGGAATGCATTTTTATAAACTCACCGACATCCAAAATATGCTTAGCGGTAAAAATAATTGA
- a CDS encoding DUF4249 domain-containing protein — protein sequence MITGRRYLLLFLLPGIVFIACKKPYNPKVVDAPNSYLVVEGVINNGSDSTIVRLSKTVNISGNAKTSGVDNCTVSVEGDGGGTYALIPQGSGIYAITGLSLDVSKKYRLHILTNDSKEYASDYVEVKKTPPIDSLGFNIKNNNLQLYANTHDATNNTRYYRWSFEETWRFHSKYQSAYMVDPTKKGVVVRPPSESSYYCFAGDKSSSIVIGSSAKLLQDVIYQQPLTTIASTSEKIELRYTILLKQYALTKEAYQFWENLKKNTEQLGSIFDAQPSQLTGNIHNLKDPAEPVIGYISATNIQSKRVFIDNADIPHDWAPTYPYDCGPPDSALYVNPKTKQNDVLNIIVNGNAIPLLEITQKLDIIGFTYSTIECSDCRIRGRVQAPSFWIERK from the coding sequence ATGATTACAGGAAGAAGATATTTATTGTTGTTTTTGTTACCAGGCATCGTTTTTATTGCCTGCAAAAAGCCTTATAACCCTAAAGTTGTAGATGCCCCAAACAGTTATTTGGTTGTGGAGGGCGTGATCAATAACGGCAGCGACTCTACCATAGTACGATTAAGCAAAACAGTCAATATTTCGGGCAATGCCAAAACAAGCGGGGTTGATAATTGCACGGTATCGGTTGAAGGCGACGGCGGAGGTACATATGCACTTATCCCCCAGGGCAGCGGAATATATGCCATAACAGGACTTAGCCTTGATGTATCAAAAAAATATAGGTTACATATCCTTACCAACGACAGTAAAGAATATGCTTCAGACTATGTTGAAGTAAAAAAGACTCCGCCAATTGACAGCCTTGGGTTCAATATCAAAAACAATAACCTGCAGCTTTATGCCAACACGCATGATGCCACAAACAATACCAGGTATTACCGTTGGAGTTTTGAAGAAACCTGGCGTTTTCATTCCAAATACCAGTCTGCGTATATGGTTGACCCAACCAAGAAAGGGGTTGTTGTACGGCCTCCCAGCGAAAGTAGTTATTACTGCTTTGCCGGCGATAAATCCAGCTCAATAGTTATAGGCTCATCGGCAAAGTTATTGCAGGATGTGATATATCAGCAACCTCTTACAACCATAGCATCCACTTCCGAAAAAATTGAATTACGTTATACAATTTTGCTGAAGCAATATGCCTTAACAAAAGAGGCCTACCAGTTTTGGGAAAACTTAAAGAAAAACACAGAGCAATTAGGAAGCATTTTTGATGCCCAGCCTTCGCAATTAACCGGTAACATTCATAACCTGAAAGACCCGGCCGAACCCGTAATTGGCTACATCAGTGCTACCAATATCCAATCAAAACGGGTGTTTATTGATAACGCGGACATCCCGCATGATTGGGCACCGACATATCCGTATGATTGTGGGCCTCCCGATTCTGCTCTTTATGTTAACCCCAAAACAAAGCAAAATGACGTACTTAATATCATAGTTAACGGAAATGCAATACCGCTACTTGAGATAACCCAAAAGCTGGATATAATTGGTTTTACTTATTCAACAATTGAATGTTCCGATTGCAGGATCAGAGGACGGGTGCAAGCCCCTTCTTTTTGGATTGAGAGAAAATGA
- a CDS encoding response regulator transcription factor: MKKILLVEDDANLGLLLQDYLQLKGKFDVVLCKDGEEGLRAFTKQTYDLLILDVMMPKKDGFTLGKDIRKINAQVPIIFATAKGMIEDKTQAFNLGGDDYITKPFRIEELLLRINALLKRTDNTGKKEEEKQTSFKIGKYTFDYTTQMITIGDAQQKLSTKEAELLRLLCVHKNEVLTREEALLNIWHDDNYFNGRSMDVFLSKIRKYLKDDSNVEIINVHGRGYKLLIN, encoded by the coding sequence ATGAAGAAAATACTACTGGTTGAGGATGATGCCAATTTGGGCCTGTTACTACAGGATTACCTGCAATTAAAAGGTAAGTTTGACGTGGTTTTATGTAAAGACGGCGAAGAAGGTTTACGAGCCTTCACCAAACAAACATATGACCTGCTGATACTGGATGTAATGATGCCTAAAAAGGACGGCTTTACGCTCGGCAAGGATATCCGTAAAATCAATGCCCAGGTACCTATCATTTTTGCCACCGCCAAAGGGATGATAGAGGATAAAACCCAGGCCTTTAATTTGGGTGGCGATGATTATATCACCAAGCCATTCCGCATTGAAGAACTGCTGCTGCGTATAAATGCTCTTTTAAAACGTACCGACAATACCGGCAAAAAAGAAGAGGAAAAACAAACCTCATTCAAAATTGGGAAATATACATTTGATTATACCACCCAGATGATCACGATTGGCGATGCCCAGCAAAAGCTTTCAACCAAGGAAGCCGAGTTACTGCGCCTGCTATGTGTACATAAAAACGAAGTGCTAACCCGCGAAGAAGCCCTGCTGAACATCTGGCATGATGATAATTATTTTAACGGCCGTAGTATGGATGTGTTCCTGAGCAAGATCCGTAAATATTTAAAGGATGACTCCAACGTTGAGATCATTAACGTTCATGGCCGGGGATACAAGCTGCTGATCAATTAA